The following coding sequences lie in one Musa acuminata AAA Group cultivar baxijiao chromosome BXJ3-1, Cavendish_Baxijiao_AAA, whole genome shotgun sequence genomic window:
- the LOC135628410 gene encoding alkaline ceramidase-like codes for MEDSGISSFWGPVTSTTELCEENYAHSSYIAEFYNTISNIPCILLALIGLTNALRQRFEKRFSVLHISNMILAIGSMIFHATLQNVLQQSDETPMVWEMLLYLYVLYSPDWHYRSTMPTFLFLYGAAFAGVHSLVRFGIGFKIHYVGLCLLCIPRMYKYYIQTKDVAAKRLAKFYVATIFLGTMCWLFDRIFCKKLSHWYINPQGHAWWHVLMGFNSYFANTFLMFCRAQQLGWEPRVVHLFGLFPYVKIQKPKKQE; via the exons ATGGAAGACTCGGGGATCTCAAGCTTTTGGGGACCTGTTACATCCACTACAGAATTGTGCGAGGAAAACTATGCCCATTCTTCATATATTGCAGAATTTTACAACACCATATCAAACATTCCTTGCATTCTTTTGGCACTTATTGGCCTTACAAATGCCCTAAGGCAAAGGTTTGAGAAAAGATTCAGTGTTCTTCACATTTCCAATATGATACTTGCAATCGGCAGCATGATATTTCATGCCACATTGCAAAATGT ACTACAGCAGAGTGATGAAACACCAATGGTATGGGAGATGCTGCTTTATCTTTATGTTCTCTACTCACCGGACTGGCATTATAGGAGCACTATGCCGACTTTTCTTTTCCTCTATGGTGCTGCTTTTGCTGGTGTTCATTCATTGGTGCGTTTTGGAATAGGATTCAAGATACACTATGTTGGCCTTTGCCTTCTTTGTATTCCTCGGATGTACAAGTATTACATACAAACAAAAGATGTTGCAGCTAAACGGCTAGCCAAGTTCTATGTTGCAACAATTTTTCTTGGGACCATGTGCTGGTTGTTTGACCGGATATTCTGCAAGAAATTATCACATTGGTATATCAACCCTCAGGGTCATGCATGGTGGCATGTGCTTATGGGATTTAATTCATACTTCGCAAACACATTTTTGATGTTCTGTCGTGCCCAGCAGCTGGGTTGGGAACCACGAGTCGTTCACCTTTTTGGCTTATTCCCTTATGTGAAGATTCAAAAACCCAAAAAGCAGGAGTGA
- the LOC135628804 gene encoding GDSL esterase/lipase At1g58430-like produces MEKRIVFAATFILSVIVSLARPLAAAGGLNITAVFAFGDSTLDTGNNNHLHTLFRADHVPYGRDLPNHRPSGRFSDGRLITDFLVSDLGLKKLLPPYSASNHLYLSEMATGVSFASGGSGLDDLTARLAQVMTMEQELRDFKEYSKRLRQAMGNQKADEIIRNALFVIGIGSNDWIMNYYLFPIRRHKYSKAAYSRILIGKLRFFVEELYSEGGRRFAISGLAPLGCLPIQITQAAMVRIYHTPQRRCVPGQNQDAVAYNSLLRASISNMSSSLLQARFLYVDAYNSLMHMIKNPKEYGFEVTTLGCCGRGTVEMGPLCNKLTTVCSSPSTFMFWDSVHPSETTYRHLAERLRRDVLSSL; encoded by the exons ATGGAGAAGAGAATTGTGTTCGCCGCCACCTTCATCCTCTCCGTCATCGTCTCCCTCGCGCGCCCTCTCGCCGCCGCGGGTGGCCTCAACATCACGGCGGTCTTCGCGTTCGGCGATTCCACCCTGGACACCGGCAACAACAACCATCTTCACACCCTATTCCGCGCTGACCACGTCCCCTACGGCCGCGATCTCCCGAACCACCGCCCATCGGGGAGGTTCTCCGACGGTAGGCTGATCACCGACTTCCTCGTCTCCGACCTGGGCCTCAAGAAGCTTCTTCCCCCCTACTCCGCCTCCAACCACCTCTACCTCTCCGAGATGGCCACCGGCGTCAGCTTCGCCTCCGGGGGCTCCGGCCTTGACGACCTCACCGCCCGGCTGGCGCAGGTAATGACCATGGAGCAGGAGCTGCGCGACTTCAAGGAGTACTCGAAGAGGCTGAGACAGGCGATGGGAAATCAGAAGGCAGACGAGATCATCCGCAACGCGTTGTTCGTCATCGGGATTGGCTCCAACGACTGGATAATGAACTACTACTTGTTCCCCATCAGACGCCACAAGTATTCCAAGGCGGCTTACAGTCGTATCCTCATCGGCAAGCTTCGTTTCTTCGTCGAG GAGCTGTACAGCGAAGGTGGGCGAAGGTTCGCGATCTCCGGCCTTGCACCACTCGGATGCCTCCCCATACAGATCACCCAGGCGGCGATGGTGCGGATCTACCACACGCCACAGCGGAGATGCGTGCCCGGCCAAAACCAAGACGCCGTCGCCTACAACTCCCTCCTCCGGGCCTCCATCAGCAACATGAGCTCTTCCCTCCTCCAAGCTCGATTCCTATACGTCGACGCGTACAATTCACTGATGCACATGATCAAGAACCCCAAAGAATACG GGTTTGAGGTGACCACGTTGGGGTGCTGCGGAAGAGGCACAGTGGAGATGGGTCCGCTGTGCAATAAATTGACGACTGTGTGCTCCTCACCGTCCACCTTTATGTTTTGGGACTCCGTTCATCCATCGGAGACAACATACAGGCATCTCGCAGAGAGACTTAGGAGGGATGTGCTGTCAAGTCTCTGA